A stretch of the Medicago truncatula cultivar Jemalong A17 chromosome 5, MtrunA17r5.0-ANR, whole genome shotgun sequence genome encodes the following:
- the LOC11408922 gene encoding clp protease adapter protein ClpF, chloroplastic — protein sequence MVQGVSLSTLATCGKSRIYGSPFEPFKQSHITSSTGKHLVWNKCVKSLVFIGYPFASRQRSGFKVEAGWMFRGGEQELDASVEQSESANEDILMFFFQLDLATRVQCALNMEEYDIAKQLRNKLTEVEEEVIKQKQSKRGMSSKSEAQDKALSVIRLRSDLQSAIENEDYALAAKLRDEISKLEAESLAASAKALAHENAQYVFRLGQKVKHKMFGYRAIIVGMDPVCSESSSWMENAQVKKLSRGTAQPFYQVLVDVRAEPDLLVAYVAEENLLVPDKADKGRFDHPYMSFLFYGMDSAGDFIPIKQLREKYNKPRHEIPFDPPTDEDSGKS from the exons ATGGTGCAAGGTGTGTCATTGAGCACACTAGCAACCTGTGGAAAGAGCAGAATCTATGGTTCACCCTTTGAGCCATTTAAACAATCACATATTACATCTTCCACTGGAAAACACTTGGTTTGGAACAAGTGTGTGAAGAGTTTAGTCTTTATTGGGTACCCTTTTGCGTCGAGGCAAAGAAGTGGTTTTAAGGTAGAAGCTGGATGGATGTTTAGAGGTGGAGAACAAGAGTTGGATGCAAGTGTAGAGCAGAGTGAAAGTGCGAACGAAGATATCTTGATGTTCTTTTTTCAACTGGATTTAGCAACAAGAGTGCAG TGTGCTTTAAACATGGAAGAGTATGACATTGCAAAGCAGCTGCGAAACAAACTTACCGAG GTTGAAGAAGAGGTAATTAAGCAAAAACAATCAAAAAGGGGAATGTCTTCAAAAAGTGAAGCTCAAGATAAAGCTCTAAGTGTTATACGTCTTCG TTCAGATCTTCAGAGTGCTATCGAGAATGAAGATTATGCCTTGGCTGCTAAATTACGTGATGAAATTTCCAAACTTGAAGCAGAGTCTCTTGCTGCATCAGCTAAAGCTTTGGCACATGAAAATGCACAATATGTCTTCCGCTTGGGGCAGAAAGTAAAGCATAAAATGTTTG GCTATAGAGCTATAATCGTAGGAATGGATCCAGTATGCAGTGAATCAAGTTCATGGATGGAAAATGCACAAGTTAAGAAGTTGTCGCGTGGTACCGCTCAACCGTTTTATCAG GTTCTTGTTGATGTGCGTGCTGAGCCAGATCTACTGGTGGCATATG TTGCAGAGGAAAATCTTTTAGTACCTGACAAAGCAGACAAA GGAAGATTTGATCACCCCTACATGTCTTTTCTGTTCTATGGAATGGATTCAGCTGGAGATTTCATCCCTATTAAGCAACTTCGGGAGAAGTACAATAAACCGCGCCATGAAATACCCTTTGACCCACCAACCGATGAAGATAGTGGAAAATCTTAA